The Mercurialis annua linkage group LG8, ddMerAnnu1.2, whole genome shotgun sequence genome window below encodes:
- the LOC126659560 gene encoding uncharacterized protein LOC126659560 — MFVVMDSHHSEYTLSEELTNIDLSLVFESSSDSESPLAKKPKLENSSDQDSDDHQEKNDPYYQHYDVPGFRALYFEDQPLWSRWMKQGTLLAVEKFNNLGKYPKLNLVEIQRATHWTTAYYVTFLAREEGSPIIRTYRSLFFHAARNRVNATTQVFYIRSAPPINHDQEESDDGEEESDDDETVDRSSIMMEGGAASPAA; from the exons ATGTTTGTCGTAATGGATTCGCATCATTCCGAATATACTTTGAGCGAGGAGCTTACTAATATCGATTTATCTCTAGTTTTCGAATCATCATCAGACTCTGAATCGCCTCTTGCCAAGAAGCCCAAGCTCGAGAATAGCTCCGACCAAGATTCCGATGACCACCAAGAGAAGAATGATCCGTACTACCAACACTATGATGTCCCa GGATTTCGTGCTCTCTATTTTGAGGACCAACCCCTATGGAGCAGATGGATGAAGCAGGGTACTTTGCTTGCTGTTGAAAAGTTCAATAATCTTGGCAAG TATCCGAAGCTGAATTTAGTTGAAATTCAGAGGGCCACGCATTGGACTACTGCGTATTACGTAACCTTTCTTGCTAGAGAAGAGGGTTCTCCCATCATCCGCACTTATCGATCGCTGTTCTTCCATGCCGCCCGTAACCGCGTAAATGCCACTACTCAAGTTTTCTATATTAGATCAGCACCACCAATAAACC ATGATCAGGAGGAGAGTGATGACGGCGAGGAGGAAAGTGATGATGATGAGACAGTGGACAGAAGCAGCATCATgatggaaggaggagcagcaTCGCCGGCAGCGTGA
- the LOC126662223 gene encoding uncharacterized protein LOC126662223, with amino-acid sequence MNWTRFSAITILVVLGVAVLVTSVEAPGAGRGGGGGGRSGGWRSRGGGGGGRSGGWRSRGGGAAGGGLLFGIGAHGHGGHSGSIKWGAAASNYGFPLLAVILLGVEILNLFIF; translated from the exons ATGAACTGGACAAGATTCTCGGCAATTACAATTCTGGTGGTTTTAGGAGTTGCTGTTCTGGTCACATCAGTCGAAGCTCCAGGGGCCGGCCGCGGCGGAGGTGGAGGAGGAAGAAGTGGTGGCTGGCGTAGTAGAGGCGGAGGTGGAGGAGGAAGAAGTGGTGGCTGGCGTAGTAGAGGCGGAGGTGCAGCAGGCGGTGGCCTTCTGTTTGGAATCGGTGCCCACGGTCATGGTGGCCACTCCGGTTCGATAAAATGGGGTGCAGCTGCTTCTAATTATGGATTTCCTTTATTGGCGGTCATCTTGTTGGGG GTAGAGATCttgaatttatttatcttttga
- the LOC126660600 gene encoding glycine-rich cell wall structural protein 2-like, whose protein sequence is MTRFSAIIILVVLIGAVLVTSAEARGGGHGGGGGGRSGGWGSVGGGVGGGHGGHSGSIKWGAAGSNFGVPIMMVILFLTRFSSRNVAIIILVVLIVAFLVASAEARRGGGGGGRGGRGGGSSARNTPVRGFTPAAGRGVGGGLLVGAGARGAGGHRGHSGSIKWSPAGFSFGFPLMAVIFLVVI, encoded by the exons aTGACAAGATTCTCGGCAATTATAATTCTGGTGGTTTTAATTGGTGCTGTTCTGGTCACATCGGCCGAAGCTCGAGGGGGCGGCCACGGGGGAGGTGGAGGAGGAAGAAGTGGTGGTTGGGGTAGTGTAGGTGGAGGTGTAGGCGGTGGCCATGGTGGCCACTCCGGTTCGATAAAGTGGGGTGCGGCTGGTTCTAATTTTGGAGTTCCTATAATGATGGTCATCTTGTTTCTG ACAAGATTCTCATCAAGAAACGTCGCAATAATAATTCTGGTGGTTTTAATAGTTGCTTTTCTGGTCGCATCAGCCGAGGCTCGAAGAGGCGGCGGCGGCGGAGGTAGAGGAGGTCGAGGTGGTGGTAGCAGCGCTAGAAATACTCCGGTAAGGGGTTTTACCCCTGCAGCCGGTAGAGGCGTAGGCGGTGGTCTTTTGGTCGGAGCCGGTGCCCGTGGTGCTGGTGGCCATCGTGGCCACTCCGGTTCGATTAAATGGAGTCCGGCTGGTTTTAGTTTTGGATTTCCTTTAATGGCGGTCATTTTCTTGGTGGTGATTTGA